The Deltaproteobacteria bacterium DNA window TTATCTGCAGAATCATAAACTGCAGGTTATATCTTATTATAATTCTTGTTGAAAAATAGAAGGGCGGTAGCTTGTCCAGACAGCGGATAGTTAGAGAAGTGTGAGTGTAAGTGAGAAAGAAATAATCCACGAATGACACCCCGTTAAATAAAAAGATTTACCCCTGATACGGTCATACCCTGATGAAATATTTTCGTACCTCAAATTTCACAGGGCAAGCTTCCCTACCCCGGTGGAGTAGATCAAGCACTGCACGGGGCAGGCAGGGCAAACGGGGCAGGCAAATTACTATCCACTATCCACCATCATACACTTACACTATCCGTTTAATGGGGTGTAATTAGTGGATAAAAGATTTGGAGTTTTTCAATGAATATTAAACAAATCGAAACTAAACTGAAAGAGAAGAAAAGCTATTTAGAGGAAAATTTTCATATTAAAGAAATAGGAATATTTGGTTCATTTATTAGAGGAGAACAAACTGCAAGTAGCGATATAGATATTCTTGTTGACTTTGAGAAGGGACACAAGGACTTTTTTAATCACATGAGATTAAAATATTATCTTGAAGAGCTTCTTGAGAGAAAAGTTGACTTTGTGATAAAAAATGCGCTTAAATCAAGGTTGAGGGAAAGGATTTTTAGTGAGGTTGAATATGTCTAAACAGAGAAGGGATTACATTCTTTTCATAGAAGATATCTTAACTTGCATTGAGAAGATCGAAAGATATACAAGTAATGTCTCTTTTGAAGGTTTTAGTAGAAACAATATGGCTGTTGATGCTGTTATACGAAATTTTGAAGCAATTGGTGAAGCGGTAAAAAAGATTCCAAACGAAACAAAGAAAAAGTATACAGGCGTAGAATGGAAAGAAGCTGCAGGATTTAGAGACGTTTTAATTCATGATTATTTTGGAATTGACATAGAAGCTGTATGGGACTCAGAAAAAGCATCAGAAAGAGGAGCGAAGAATAATTAACAGCTCTCTTACCATAGATTTATGGAAAAGAATTATAAGATTCTTAGTTTTATAGAAAAGAATAATAGCTCTACACAGAGGGAGATCGCAAAGGGTGTAGGTTTAAGTCTGGGTATGGTAAACTATGTGTTGAAAGAACTTGCCAAAAAAGGCATCATAAAGATGGAAAATTTTAGAAAAAGCAAAAATAGATGGTCATACAAATATATTCTTACACCGAAAGGCATAGAAGAAAAAACAAAAATTACTTACGGTTTTCTAAAACAAAAGATGACTGAATATAATAGAATAAAAAAACAAATAAAAGAATTAAAAAAAGAAGTAGTCCTTAAGCATAAATCTTATGAAAAAGATATGGATAAATAAATCAAATTCCTTTAAGGAAGCAGAAAAGTTTGATGAGAATTATTACCGGCAGATGACTGCTACCCAGAGACTTGAAATAATGCAATTTTTAAGAGAGTTAAATTTTAAACTTAAATCCGAGAAACGAGATGAAAGTGGAAAAAGACTACGAAGATTTATTAGAATTATTCAACAAAAATAAAGTAAGATGCTGCATAATTGGTGCATATGCGGTGGCTTTTTATGTTAGGCCCAGATATACCAAAGATATGGATATATTGGTAGAGGCAACTGTTGATAATGCTGAGAAAATTCTAAAATCTCTTGAGGAGTTTGGATTTAAAAATGCGGGATTAAAAAAAGAAGACTTTATAGAAAAAGAGAGGATAATTCAATTGGGTTTCGAGCCTATAAGAATTGATTTAATTACTTCTATAGAGGGCTGTAGCTTTAAAGAAGTCTGGGAAAATAAAACCGTAGGAAAATACGGAGAACAAGAAGTTTATTTTATTGGACTGAATGAATTGATAAAAAATAAGAAAAAATTAGACCGCAAACAGGACCAGGCAGATTTAGAAATTCTGCTGAAATTTAAAGAATCGCAGAAGCAACCG harbors:
- a CDS encoding nucleotidyltransferase family protein — translated: MNIKQIETKLKEKKSYLEENFHIKEIGIFGSFIRGEQTASSDIDILVDFEKGHKDFFNHMRLKYYLEELLERKVDFVIKNALKSRLRERIFSEVEYV
- a CDS encoding DUF86 domain-containing protein, coding for MSKQRRDYILFIEDILTCIEKIERYTSNVSFEGFSRNNMAVDAVIRNFEAIGEAVKKIPNETKKKYTGVEWKEAAGFRDVLIHDYFGIDIEAVWDSEKASERGAKNN
- a CDS encoding MarR family EPS-associated transcriptional regulator → MEKNYKILSFIEKNNSSTQREIAKGVGLSLGMVNYVLKELAKKGIIKMENFRKSKNRWSYKYILTPKGIEEKTKITYGFLKQKMTEYNRIKKQIKELKKEVVLKHKSYEKDMDK